In one Gopherus evgoodei ecotype Sinaloan lineage chromosome 1, rGopEvg1_v1.p, whole genome shotgun sequence genomic region, the following are encoded:
- the MID1IP1 gene encoding mid1-interacting protein 1 — MMQICDSYSQKHSLFNAMNRFIGAVNNMDQTVMVPSLLRDVPLLLEELDSGGGCGEGDPQLSPGDAGAFFSRRDMYSHYLLLKSIRNDIEWGVLQQGAEEASRKKDKLSGDISRGLPEAAVEEEDLEKQFHYHLSGLHTVLSKLTRKANVLTNRYKQEIGFSNWGH, encoded by the coding sequence ATGATGCAGATCTGCGACTCCTACAGCCAGAAACACTCCCTCTTTAACGCCATGAACCGCTTCATCGGGGCCGTCAACAACATGGACCAGACGGTGATGGTGCCCAGCCTGCTGCGGGAcgtgccgctgctgctggaggagctggacTCAGGGGGCGGCTGCGGGGAAGGGGATCCCCAGCTGTCGCCGGGGGACGCCGGCGCCTTCTTCTCCCGCAGGGACATGTACAGCCATTACCTGCTGCTCAAGTCCATCCGCAACGACATCgagtggggggtgctgcagcagggCGCCGAGGAGGCCAGCCGGAAGAAGGACAAGCTGAGCGGGGACATTAGCCGGGGCCTCCCGGAGGCCGcggtggaggaggaggatctggagAAGCAATTCCACTATCACCTGAGCGGACTCCACACGGTGCTCTCCAAACTCACCCGCAAGGCCAACGTGCTCACCAACAGATACAAGCAGGAGATCGGCTTCAGCAACTGGGGGCACTGA